From one Gossypium hirsutum isolate 1008001.06 chromosome D08, Gossypium_hirsutum_v2.1, whole genome shotgun sequence genomic stretch:
- the LOC107916172 gene encoding putative disease resistance RPP13-like protein 1 isoform X2, translated as MEAIASSLVEAVVSGMFSSLSNHVSSTHFNKFARKEKILSELKKWEILLLKINACLEDAEEKQSTSCSVKLWLRDLRDIAYDAEDIIDELAYEARRRQMKEDAGPSSSTHKMMTKYMSACCVNFNPSTLKFSTKVESKIKKLTAKLEAAVAIKNDLSLEENDRGRRERVTERLRTSSLVESRVYGREKDKEVILDILMNDADKGFGDIAVACIWGMPGVGKTTLAQLVYNDIKVESSFDLKIWVCVSEEFDVIRLTAIMLEAVTSASWNSKDLNLLQVSLKEKLSGKKFLLVLDDVWNENYEQWEALCKPFIAGAAGSQILVTTRNVDTASIMASCGTYHLRELADKDCLSLFTRHALGGSDFEGHPNLKTFGEEIVKKCSGLPLAAKTLGGLLRTKRNSDEWEDIMNSKIWHLPEKGNSILPALLLSYHHLPSHLKRCFSYCAIFPKDYEFDKEELIRLWKAEGFLHHTKRKKQMEDIGIEYFRDLWSRSFFQQSTINKNRYAMHDLINDLAQFVSKEICFFNNGDKLNDGVKLESFRHFSFLRHQYDVSKRFEMLSQMTSLRTLVALPIHMLPMAASSFLTNTVLQQFVPKLGCLRVLSLNGYCIDELPHRIGDLIHLRYFNLSRTSIKSLPESVGSLFNLQTLILHGCKNLTKLPRAIENLIDLCVLDLTDTDSLKEMPMQIGNLKNLKVLSKFIVQRDSGSGIKELKGLLHLRKEISVIGLENVVDTGEARDYVLKDKNKLEGLHLQWGHESFDHRNGENGLPVFNMLQPHQDIKRVRVACYGGTKFPSWLGGSSMANIADINLSNCRNVMSLPALGRLPSLKKLSITGMNGVKRLDFEFFGDNLRSSKPFPVLEALQFQNMLNWEYWCYPNKRPDEEDREFPNLRELMIHNCPKLYQKLPRYLPSLVKLNIKGCPNMAYSVMSLPSLLDLSIEDCNKMVPRSMVDLTSLTTLRIKRVPDLTCLPNVFEQFPGALKHLILSNCIGLTALWQKGNEQELEPNELHCLASLEHLRIESCSELVSFPEIGFCPKLKRLQLRDFPWLKNLPCWIMKQGELTDCLIEDLEIEECPSLTSFPRGILPPTLKRLKIQDCICLCSLPDGLMQADNNKNTFCLENLEIISCPSLVRFPHGRLPTSLKMLKIWECLQLEPLSDRILPNNASLEYIDIWNCPTLISSPDSLNNLKCLMELIIGNCQYLKYFAEIDLSLPNLRTLNISNCANLKSLPHQILNLTSLLYLTICNCPCIVSFPKGGLPPNLLSLEIWDCEQLKEPISNWKLHTLTSLKDLSIVGGPDLVSFPDEKCLLPTTLVSIYIAKLNNLESLSIGLLNLPSLEELEVVDCPKLRSLPREGLPTTLGRLRIRNCSLLKDQCSRDKGEYWPLIASVPCVEIQSRGF; from the exons ACTTCAACAAATTTGCTCGGAAGGAGAAGATTTTATCCGAGCTCAAGAAGTGGGAAATTTTGCTGCTCAAAATCAATGCTTGCCTGGAAGATGCTGAGGAAAAACAATCCACAAGCTGCTCCGTCAAACTGTGGCTACGGGATCTAAGAGACATTGCTTATGACGCCGAAGATATTATCGATGAGCTTGCCTATGAAGCTCGGCGCCGCCAAATGAAGGAAGACGCAGGTCCTTCTTCCTCCACCCACAAGATGATGACGAAATATATGTCAGCTTGCTGTGTAAATTTTAATCCTTCAACTCTTAAGTTCAGCACCAAAGTGGAGTCCAAAATAAAGAAGCTTACTGCTAAACTGGAAGCGGCCGTTGCCATAAAGAATGATTTGAGTTTAGAAGAGAACGATAGAGGAAGGCGTGAAAGAGTGACAGAGAGGCTGAGAACCAGTTCTCTCGTTGAATCTCGTGTCTACGGCAGGGAAAAAGATAAAGAGGTCATTCTTGATATCCTGATGAATGATGCTGATAAGGGCTTTGGTGATATCGCTGTGGCCTGCATTTGGGGTATGCCAGGAGTGGGTAAAACCACACTGGCCCAGTTGGTGTACAATGATATCAAAGTTGAAAGCTCTTTCGATTTGAAAATCTGGGTTTGTGTCTCTgaggaatttgatgttattaggCTGACGGCGATAATGCTTGAAGCTGTTACTTCGGCGAGTTGGAATTCAAAGGATCTAAACTTACTCCAAGTAAGCCTAAAGGAGAAGTTGTCTGGGAAGAAGTTTCTTCTTGTTTTAGACGATGTTTGGAATGAGAACTATGAACAATGGGAGGCCTTATGTAAGCCTTTTATTGCAGGGGCAGCGGGAAGCCAAATTCTTGTGACAACTCGAAATGTAGATACTGCGTCAATAATGGCTTCTTGTGGAACTTATCATCTAAGGGAACTCGCAGACAAAGATTGTCTCTCGTTGTTCACTAGGCATGCTCTTGGCGGTTCAGATTTTGAAGGGCACCCAAACCTAAAAACCTTCGGTGAGGAAATAGTAAAGAAGTGCAGCGGCTTGCCATTGGCGGCTAAGACCCTGGGAGGACTCCTTCGTACTAAAAGGAACTCTGATGAGTGGGAAGACATAATGAATAGTAAGATTTGGCATTTGCCTGAAAAAGGAAACAGCATCCTTCCAGCTTTGCTATTGAGCTATCATCACCTTCCTTCCCATCTCAAGCGTTGTTTTTCTTATTGTGCCATATTTCCGAAGGATTATGAATTTGACAAGGAGGAGCTGATTCGTTTGTGGAAGGCAGAGGGTTTCTTGCACCACACCAAAAGGAAGAAGCAAATGGAAGACATAGGAATTGAATATTTTCGTGACTTATGGTCGAGATCTTTTTTCCAACAATCAACTATTAACAAAAACAGGTATGCGATGCATGACCTTATAAATGATCTAGCTCAATTTGTTTCCAAAGAAATATGCTTCTTCAACAATGGAGACAAATTAAACGATGGAGTTAAACTTGAGAGCTTTCGGCATTTTTCATTCCTTCGTCACCAGTATGATGTTTCGAAACGATTCGAAATGTTGTCTCAAATGACCAGTTTAAGAACATTGGTAGCATTACCAATTCATATGTTGCCCATGGCAGCAAGTTCCTTTTTAACCAATACTGTCTTACAACAGTTTGTACCAAAGTTAGGCTGCCTAAGAGTCTTGAGTCTCAATGGTTATTGCATTGATGAGCTACCGCATCGCATAGGTGATTTGATACACTTACGGTACTTCAATTTATCTCGAACCAGCATCAAATCATTGCCTGAATCCGTTGGATCTCTTTTCAACTTACAAACATTGATACTGCATGGGTGCAAGAACCTCACAAAGCTGCCTCGAGCTATTGAGAATCTGATCGATCTTTGTGTTCTTGATCTTACTGATACTGATAGTTTAAAAGAGATGCCGATGCAGATTGGTAACCTGAAAAATCTAAAGGTCTTGTCCAAATTCATCGTTCAAAGGGATAGCGGGTCTGGCATCAAAGAATTGAAGGGCTTGTTGCATTTGCGAAAGGAGATTTCCGTTATTGGACTGGAAAATGTGGTTGATACTGGAGAAGCTAGGGATTATGTTCTGAAGGATAAGAATAAGCTTGAGGGGTTGCATTTGCAATGGGGCCATGAATCCTTTGATCACCGAAATGGCGAAAATGGATTACCTGTTTTCAACATGCTACAACCTCATCAAGACATTAAAAGAGTTAGAGTAGCTTGCTATGGTGGCACAAAGTTTCCATCTTGGTTAGGTGGTTCCTCAATGGCTAATATTGCAGATATAAACCTCTCAAACTGTAGAAATGTCATGTCCCTTCCAGCACTTGGGAGACTACCCTCACTGAAGAAGCTGTCAATAACAGGCATGAATGGAGTCAAAagattggattttgagttttttggAGACAATTTACGTTCTTCAAAACCTTTCCCAGTTCTGGAAGCTCTACAGTTtcaaaatatgttgaattgggaGTACTGGTGCTATCCTAATAAAAGGCCTGATGAAGAAGACAGAGAATTCCCTAATCTGCGTGAGCTTATGATTCATAATTGTCCAAAGTTATATCAGAAACTACCCAGATACCTACCTTCTCTGGTGAAACTTAATATCAAAGGGTGCCCTAATATGGCTTATTCAGTTATGAGCCTCCCATCTCTTCTTGACCTAAGTATTGAAGATTGCAATAAGATGGTTCCAAGGAGCATGGTTGACCTTACCTCTCTAACTACACTGAGAATCAAGCGTGTGCCAGACCTTACATGTCTTCCCAATGTGTTTGAACAGTTTCCGGGGGCACTTAAGCATCTTATCCTTTCCAACTGCATTGGATTGACAGCCTTATGGCAAAAAG GAAATGAACAAGAATTAGAGCCTAACGAGCTACATTGCCTTGCGTCTCTCGAGCATTTGCGTATTGAATCATGCTCGGAACTTGTATCCTTTCCGGAGATAGGTTTTTGTCCTAAACTTAAACGACTTCAACTCAGAGATTTTCCATGGCTTAAGAACCTTCCTTGTTGGATAATGAAGCAGGGTGAACTTACCGATTGCCTTATTGAAGATTTGGAAATAGAAGAATGTCCTTCTCTCACAAGCTTTCCAAGAGGGATATTACCTCCCACATTGAAAAGGTTAAAAATCCAAGATTGCATTTGCCTATGTTCTCTACCTGATGGACTGATGCAAGCTGATAACAACAAAAATACATTTTGTCTAGAGAATTTGGAGATCATCAGTTGCCCTTCTCTTGTTCGTTTTCCACATGGTAGATTACCAACTAGCCTTAAAATGCTTAAGATTTGGGAATGCTTACAACTAGAGCCCCTTTCAGATAGGATACTGCCCAATAATGCATCACTTGAATACATTGATATCTGGAACTGTCCAACTCTGATAAGCTCACCAGATTCTTTAAACAATCTTAAGTGTCTGATGGAGTTGATCATAGGCAATTGTCAATATCTGAAATACTTCGCAGAGATTGATTTGTCTCTCCCCAACTTGAGAACTTTGAATATCAGTAATTGTGCCAATCTCAAGTCTCTACCTCATCAGATATTAAATCTCACTTCTCTTCTGTATTTAACAATTTGTAATTGCCCATGTATTGTTTCTTTCCCTAAAGGGGGTTTGCCCCCTAATCTATTGTCACTTGAGATTTGGGATTGTGAACAACTCAAGGAACCAATATCAAATTGGAAGTTACATACCTTAACCTCTCTTAAAGACTTGAGCATTGTTGGTGGACCAGATTTGGTTTCCTTTCCAGATGAAAAGTGTTTGCTTCCCACAACTCTAGTTTCGATATATATCGCAAAACTCAATAATCTAGAATCCCTTTCCATAGGGCTTCTAAACTTGCCATCGCTCGAAGAACTCGAAGTTGTCGATTGTCCTAAGCTTCGAAGCTTGCCAAGGGAAGGGTTGCCTACAACACTTGGAAGACTTCGTATCAGGAACTGCTCACTTCTAAAAGACCAATGCTCGAGAgataaaggagaatattggcccTTAATAGCCTCCGTTCCTTGTGTGGAGATACAATCTAGAGGTTTTTAA
- the LOC107916172 gene encoding putative disease resistance RPP13-like protein 1 isoform X1 encodes MEAIASSLVEAVVSGMFSSLSNHVSSTHFNKFARKEKILSELKKWEILLLKINACLEDAEEKQSTSCSVKLWLRDLRDIAYDAEDIIDELAYEARRRQMKEDAGPSSSTHKMMTKYMSACCVNFNPSTLKFSTKVESKIKKLTAKLEAAVAIKNDLSLEENDRGRRERVTERLRTSSLVESRVYGREKDKEVILDILMNDADKGFGDIAVACIWGMPGVGKTTLAQLVYNDIKVESSFDLKIWVCVSEEFDVIRLTAIMLEAVTSASWNSKDLNLLQVSLKEKLSGKKFLLVLDDVWNENYEQWEALCKPFIAGAAGSQILVTTRNVDTASIMASCGTYHLRELADKDCLSLFTRHALGGSDFEGHPNLKTFGEEIVKKCSGLPLAAKTLGGLLRTKRNSDEWEDIMNSKIWHLPEKGNSILPALLLSYHHLPSHLKRCFSYCAIFPKDYEFDKEELIRLWKAEGFLHHTKRKKQMEDIGIEYFRDLWSRSFFQQSTINKNRYAMHDLINDLAQFVSKEICFFNNGDKLNDGVKLESFRHFSFLRHQYDVSKRFEMLSQMTSLRTLVALPIHMLPMAASSFLTNTVLQQFVPKLGCLRVLSLNGYCIDELPHRIGDLIHLRYFNLSRTSIKSLPESVGSLFNLQTLILHGCKNLTKLPRAIENLIDLCVLDLTDTDSLKEMPMQIGNLKNLKVLSKFIVQRDSGSGIKELKGLLHLRKEISVIGLENVVDTGEARDYVLKDKNKLEGLHLQWGHESFDHRNGENGLPVFNMLQPHQDIKRVRVACYGGTKFPSWLGGSSMANIADINLSNCRNVMSLPALGRLPSLKKLSITGMNGVKRLDFEFFGDNLRSSKPFPVLEALQFQNMLNWEYWCYPNKRPDEEDREFPNLRELMIHNCPKLYQKLPRYLPSLVKLNIKGCPNMAYSVMSLPSLLDLSIEDCNKMVPRSMVDLTSLTTLRIKRVPDLTCLPNVFEQFPGALKHLILSNCIGLTALWQKGNEQELEPNELHCLASLEHLRIESCSELVSFPEIGFCPKLKRLQLRDFPWLKNLPCWIMKQGELTDCLIEDLEIEECPSLTSFPRGILPPTLKRLKIQDCICLCSLPDGLMQADNNKNTFCLENLEIISCPSLVRFPHGRLPTSLKMLKIWECLQLEPLSDRILPNNASLEYIDIWNCPTLISSPDSLNNLKCLMELIIGNCQYLKYFAEIDLSLPNLRTLNISNCANLKSLPHQILNLTSLLYLTICNCPCIVSFPKGGLPPNLLSLEIWDCEQLKEPISNWKLHTLTSLKDLSIVGGPDLVSFPDEKCLLPTTLVSIYIAKLNNLESLSIGLLNLPSLEELEVVDCPKLRSLPREGLPTTLGRLRIRNCSLLKDQCSRDKGEYWPLIASVPCVEIQSRDGSE; translated from the exons ACTTCAACAAATTTGCTCGGAAGGAGAAGATTTTATCCGAGCTCAAGAAGTGGGAAATTTTGCTGCTCAAAATCAATGCTTGCCTGGAAGATGCTGAGGAAAAACAATCCACAAGCTGCTCCGTCAAACTGTGGCTACGGGATCTAAGAGACATTGCTTATGACGCCGAAGATATTATCGATGAGCTTGCCTATGAAGCTCGGCGCCGCCAAATGAAGGAAGACGCAGGTCCTTCTTCCTCCACCCACAAGATGATGACGAAATATATGTCAGCTTGCTGTGTAAATTTTAATCCTTCAACTCTTAAGTTCAGCACCAAAGTGGAGTCCAAAATAAAGAAGCTTACTGCTAAACTGGAAGCGGCCGTTGCCATAAAGAATGATTTGAGTTTAGAAGAGAACGATAGAGGAAGGCGTGAAAGAGTGACAGAGAGGCTGAGAACCAGTTCTCTCGTTGAATCTCGTGTCTACGGCAGGGAAAAAGATAAAGAGGTCATTCTTGATATCCTGATGAATGATGCTGATAAGGGCTTTGGTGATATCGCTGTGGCCTGCATTTGGGGTATGCCAGGAGTGGGTAAAACCACACTGGCCCAGTTGGTGTACAATGATATCAAAGTTGAAAGCTCTTTCGATTTGAAAATCTGGGTTTGTGTCTCTgaggaatttgatgttattaggCTGACGGCGATAATGCTTGAAGCTGTTACTTCGGCGAGTTGGAATTCAAAGGATCTAAACTTACTCCAAGTAAGCCTAAAGGAGAAGTTGTCTGGGAAGAAGTTTCTTCTTGTTTTAGACGATGTTTGGAATGAGAACTATGAACAATGGGAGGCCTTATGTAAGCCTTTTATTGCAGGGGCAGCGGGAAGCCAAATTCTTGTGACAACTCGAAATGTAGATACTGCGTCAATAATGGCTTCTTGTGGAACTTATCATCTAAGGGAACTCGCAGACAAAGATTGTCTCTCGTTGTTCACTAGGCATGCTCTTGGCGGTTCAGATTTTGAAGGGCACCCAAACCTAAAAACCTTCGGTGAGGAAATAGTAAAGAAGTGCAGCGGCTTGCCATTGGCGGCTAAGACCCTGGGAGGACTCCTTCGTACTAAAAGGAACTCTGATGAGTGGGAAGACATAATGAATAGTAAGATTTGGCATTTGCCTGAAAAAGGAAACAGCATCCTTCCAGCTTTGCTATTGAGCTATCATCACCTTCCTTCCCATCTCAAGCGTTGTTTTTCTTATTGTGCCATATTTCCGAAGGATTATGAATTTGACAAGGAGGAGCTGATTCGTTTGTGGAAGGCAGAGGGTTTCTTGCACCACACCAAAAGGAAGAAGCAAATGGAAGACATAGGAATTGAATATTTTCGTGACTTATGGTCGAGATCTTTTTTCCAACAATCAACTATTAACAAAAACAGGTATGCGATGCATGACCTTATAAATGATCTAGCTCAATTTGTTTCCAAAGAAATATGCTTCTTCAACAATGGAGACAAATTAAACGATGGAGTTAAACTTGAGAGCTTTCGGCATTTTTCATTCCTTCGTCACCAGTATGATGTTTCGAAACGATTCGAAATGTTGTCTCAAATGACCAGTTTAAGAACATTGGTAGCATTACCAATTCATATGTTGCCCATGGCAGCAAGTTCCTTTTTAACCAATACTGTCTTACAACAGTTTGTACCAAAGTTAGGCTGCCTAAGAGTCTTGAGTCTCAATGGTTATTGCATTGATGAGCTACCGCATCGCATAGGTGATTTGATACACTTACGGTACTTCAATTTATCTCGAACCAGCATCAAATCATTGCCTGAATCCGTTGGATCTCTTTTCAACTTACAAACATTGATACTGCATGGGTGCAAGAACCTCACAAAGCTGCCTCGAGCTATTGAGAATCTGATCGATCTTTGTGTTCTTGATCTTACTGATACTGATAGTTTAAAAGAGATGCCGATGCAGATTGGTAACCTGAAAAATCTAAAGGTCTTGTCCAAATTCATCGTTCAAAGGGATAGCGGGTCTGGCATCAAAGAATTGAAGGGCTTGTTGCATTTGCGAAAGGAGATTTCCGTTATTGGACTGGAAAATGTGGTTGATACTGGAGAAGCTAGGGATTATGTTCTGAAGGATAAGAATAAGCTTGAGGGGTTGCATTTGCAATGGGGCCATGAATCCTTTGATCACCGAAATGGCGAAAATGGATTACCTGTTTTCAACATGCTACAACCTCATCAAGACATTAAAAGAGTTAGAGTAGCTTGCTATGGTGGCACAAAGTTTCCATCTTGGTTAGGTGGTTCCTCAATGGCTAATATTGCAGATATAAACCTCTCAAACTGTAGAAATGTCATGTCCCTTCCAGCACTTGGGAGACTACCCTCACTGAAGAAGCTGTCAATAACAGGCATGAATGGAGTCAAAagattggattttgagttttttggAGACAATTTACGTTCTTCAAAACCTTTCCCAGTTCTGGAAGCTCTACAGTTtcaaaatatgttgaattgggaGTACTGGTGCTATCCTAATAAAAGGCCTGATGAAGAAGACAGAGAATTCCCTAATCTGCGTGAGCTTATGATTCATAATTGTCCAAAGTTATATCAGAAACTACCCAGATACCTACCTTCTCTGGTGAAACTTAATATCAAAGGGTGCCCTAATATGGCTTATTCAGTTATGAGCCTCCCATCTCTTCTTGACCTAAGTATTGAAGATTGCAATAAGATGGTTCCAAGGAGCATGGTTGACCTTACCTCTCTAACTACACTGAGAATCAAGCGTGTGCCAGACCTTACATGTCTTCCCAATGTGTTTGAACAGTTTCCGGGGGCACTTAAGCATCTTATCCTTTCCAACTGCATTGGATTGACAGCCTTATGGCAAAAAG GAAATGAACAAGAATTAGAGCCTAACGAGCTACATTGCCTTGCGTCTCTCGAGCATTTGCGTATTGAATCATGCTCGGAACTTGTATCCTTTCCGGAGATAGGTTTTTGTCCTAAACTTAAACGACTTCAACTCAGAGATTTTCCATGGCTTAAGAACCTTCCTTGTTGGATAATGAAGCAGGGTGAACTTACCGATTGCCTTATTGAAGATTTGGAAATAGAAGAATGTCCTTCTCTCACAAGCTTTCCAAGAGGGATATTACCTCCCACATTGAAAAGGTTAAAAATCCAAGATTGCATTTGCCTATGTTCTCTACCTGATGGACTGATGCAAGCTGATAACAACAAAAATACATTTTGTCTAGAGAATTTGGAGATCATCAGTTGCCCTTCTCTTGTTCGTTTTCCACATGGTAGATTACCAACTAGCCTTAAAATGCTTAAGATTTGGGAATGCTTACAACTAGAGCCCCTTTCAGATAGGATACTGCCCAATAATGCATCACTTGAATACATTGATATCTGGAACTGTCCAACTCTGATAAGCTCACCAGATTCTTTAAACAATCTTAAGTGTCTGATGGAGTTGATCATAGGCAATTGTCAATATCTGAAATACTTCGCAGAGATTGATTTGTCTCTCCCCAACTTGAGAACTTTGAATATCAGTAATTGTGCCAATCTCAAGTCTCTACCTCATCAGATATTAAATCTCACTTCTCTTCTGTATTTAACAATTTGTAATTGCCCATGTATTGTTTCTTTCCCTAAAGGGGGTTTGCCCCCTAATCTATTGTCACTTGAGATTTGGGATTGTGAACAACTCAAGGAACCAATATCAAATTGGAAGTTACATACCTTAACCTCTCTTAAAGACTTGAGCATTGTTGGTGGACCAGATTTGGTTTCCTTTCCAGATGAAAAGTGTTTGCTTCCCACAACTCTAGTTTCGATATATATCGCAAAACTCAATAATCTAGAATCCCTTTCCATAGGGCTTCTAAACTTGCCATCGCTCGAAGAACTCGAAGTTGTCGATTGTCCTAAGCTTCGAAGCTTGCCAAGGGAAGGGTTGCCTACAACACTTGGAAGACTTCGTATCAGGAACTGCTCACTTCTAAAAGACCAATGCTCGAGAgataaaggagaatattggcccTTAATAGCCTCCGTTCCTTGTGTGGAGATACAATCTAGAG ATGGAAGCGAATAA